From a region of the Thiorhodovibrio winogradskyi genome:
- the holA gene encoding DNA polymerase III subunit delta, with protein MKLRPEQLQGQLRKALAPVYLVCGEEPLQFKEAVDAIRARAREQGFSERQVLEHTKDFNWSSLAAEAGNLSLFADRRLIELRLGDKLGREGADAIRAYCEKPAQDVLLLIQAPALGWKELKTKWARTLDRVGVILEVRRLQGGALVQWLDQRLRAKGFTPTPEVAALLAERVEGNLLAADQEVSKLALLLEPGPIDPEALRAAVADSARYDLFDLSGAALAGDRARTQRIIHGLAGEGTAEPLVLWVLAREVRMLAAVAFARRARADLNAVFQTHQVWESRRAGVIQALERYSLPYLWRLLLECAAVDLAIKGRGEGDPWTMLARIADGLARGVKRQP; from the coding sequence TTACCTGGTGTGCGGCGAGGAGCCGCTGCAATTCAAGGAAGCCGTGGATGCTATCCGCGCACGTGCGCGCGAACAGGGCTTTAGCGAACGACAAGTGTTGGAGCACACCAAAGATTTCAATTGGTCCTCGCTGGCCGCCGAGGCTGGCAATCTGTCCCTGTTTGCCGACCGGCGCCTGATCGAGTTGCGCCTCGGCGACAAGCTCGGCCGCGAGGGCGCCGACGCCATCCGCGCCTATTGCGAGAAGCCCGCGCAAGACGTGCTGCTGCTGATCCAGGCCCCCGCATTGGGCTGGAAGGAGCTGAAAACCAAGTGGGCGCGGACGCTTGACCGGGTGGGCGTGATTCTCGAAGTTCGTCGCCTGCAAGGTGGTGCGCTGGTGCAATGGCTGGATCAGCGCTTGCGCGCCAAGGGCTTCACGCCAACGCCCGAGGTCGCCGCGCTGTTGGCCGAACGGGTGGAGGGCAATCTGCTCGCCGCTGATCAGGAAGTCAGCAAGCTGGCGTTGTTGCTGGAGCCCGGTCCCATTGATCCCGAGGCCCTGCGCGCCGCCGTGGCCGACAGTGCGCGCTATGATCTCTTCGACCTAAGTGGTGCCGCCCTGGCCGGGGATCGCGCGCGCACGCAGCGCATCATCCATGGCTTGGCGGGGGAGGGCACGGCCGAGCCCTTGGTGCTCTGGGTATTGGCGCGCGAAGTGCGCATGCTGGCCGCGGTTGCTTTTGCGCGCCGCGCGCGGGCTGACCTAAACGCCGTCTTTCAAACCCATCAGGTATGGGAGTCCCGCCGCGCGGGGGTGATACAGGCGCTGGAGCGCTATTCGCTGCCCTATCTGTGGCGTTTGTTGCTGGAATGCGCGGCGGTGGATCTCGCCATCAAAGGTCGCGGCGAGGGCGATCCCTGGACCATGCTCGCGCGCATCGCCGACGGGTTGGCGCGGGGTGTGAAACGCCAGCCCTGA
- a CDS encoding glutamate-5-semialdehyde dehydrogenase gives MQQSTITDIQDYMDQTGAAARTAARALARASAAQKNQALLAMAGALDQARVQLAAANRADLEAGEAKGLDAALLDRLELTPARIDAMIEGLTQIAALPDPIGAITDLNYRPSGIQVGRMRVPLGVVGIIYESRPNVTADAAALCLKSGNASLLRGGSEAFHSNQAIAECIRLGLEQAGLPLEAVQVIATTDRAAVGAMLSCPEYVDVIIPRGGKGLIERISREARMPVIKHLDGICHVYIDDQADLDKAFAIAMNAKTQRFGTCNTLETLLVAEGVAANVLPRLATALTEKGVELRGCAETCRLVPKATPATEDDWDTEYLAPILSIRVVSGLDAAIDHIERHSSRHTDSIVTEDYSRARRFLREVDSSSVMVNASTRFADGFEYGLGAEIGISTDKFHARGPVGLEGLTSQKFIVLGDGQVRG, from the coding sequence ATGCAGCAATCAACCATCACCGACATTCAAGACTACATGGATCAAACCGGGGCCGCCGCGCGCACCGCCGCGCGGGCGCTGGCGCGCGCGAGCGCGGCGCAAAAGAACCAGGCGCTGCTCGCCATGGCTGGCGCGCTCGATCAGGCGCGCGTCCAACTCGCGGCGGCCAACCGTGCCGATCTCGAGGCCGGCGAGGCCAAGGGTCTGGACGCCGCGCTGCTTGATCGCCTGGAACTCACCCCGGCGCGCATCGATGCCATGATCGAGGGCTTGACCCAAATCGCCGCGCTGCCCGATCCAATTGGCGCCATCACCGATCTCAATTATCGACCCTCTGGCATTCAGGTCGGGCGCATGCGGGTGCCGCTCGGCGTGGTCGGAATCATTTATGAATCGCGCCCCAATGTGACCGCCGATGCCGCCGCCTTGTGTCTTAAGTCCGGCAATGCCAGTCTGCTGCGCGGCGGCTCCGAGGCTTTTCACTCCAACCAGGCCATTGCCGAGTGTATTCGCTTGGGGCTGGAGCAGGCCGGCTTGCCGCTGGAGGCGGTGCAGGTGATCGCCACCACCGACCGTGCCGCCGTGGGCGCCATGCTGAGTTGCCCCGAATACGTCGATGTCATCATCCCACGTGGCGGCAAGGGGCTGATCGAGCGTATCAGCCGCGAGGCGCGCATGCCGGTGATCAAGCATCTCGATGGCATCTGCCATGTCTACATCGACGACCAGGCCGATCTGGACAAGGCCTTTGCCATTGCCATGAATGCCAAGACCCAGCGCTTTGGGACCTGCAACACCCTGGAGACTCTGCTGGTCGCTGAAGGGGTCGCCGCAAACGTCTTGCCGCGACTCGCCACGGCACTGACGGAAAAGGGCGTCGAGTTGCGGGGTTGTGCCGAGACCTGCCGGCTGGTACCAAAGGCAACACCCGCCACGGAGGACGACTGGGATACCGAATACCTGGCGCCCATCCTGTCCATCCGCGTGGTCTCCGGCCTGGACGCGGCCATCGACCACATCGAGCGCCACAGTTCGCGCCATACCGACAGCATTGTGACCGAGGACTACAGTCGCGCCCGGCGTTTTCTGCGCGAGGTGGATTCCAGTTCGGTGATGGTCAATGCTTCCACGCGTTTCGCCGATGGCTTTGAGTACGGATTGGGTGCGGAGATTGGCATTAGTACCGACAAATTCCACGCCCGCGGTCCGGTCGGGCTCGAAGGTTTGACCAGCCAGAAATTCATCGTGCTTGGGGATGGCCAGGTACGGGGGTGA
- a CDS encoding proline iminopeptidase-family hydrolase gives MTTNATTGQTARAITERLLEERRVAVEHGNHVWTCCIGGGAERERTPLLILHGGPGLPHDYLRNLDALASERQRVIFYDQLGCGRSDQPDEPERWQLPRFVAEIDLVRAALGLERVVILGQSWGGMLAIEYALTRPAGLDGLVLANSTASAPLWGEETHRLRTQLDADVCAVLDQHEAAGSTHHPDYQKAVLAFYRRHLLRLEPWPAVIQRALMEIGQPYTVMWGANEFYITGNLKDWDRTPMLQEIQCPTLLISGEFDESTPRINQAMLDKLPHAEWQLLKGCSHLAHIEAPTAFQQAVITFLDQLA, from the coding sequence ATGACCACAAACGCAACCACTGGCCAGACAGCTAGAGCGATCACTGAGCGACTGCTTGAGGAGCGTCGGGTCGCTGTCGAGCACGGGAATCATGTTTGGACCTGTTGCATTGGCGGCGGCGCGGAGCGCGAGCGCACCCCGCTGCTGATTCTTCACGGTGGCCCGGGATTGCCCCACGACTACCTGCGGAATCTGGATGCCCTGGCATCCGAACGGCAACGGGTCATTTTTTATGATCAACTCGGCTGTGGTCGCTCCGACCAGCCTGATGAGCCCGAGCGCTGGCAACTCCCGCGCTTTGTCGCCGAGATCGACCTGGTGCGTGCCGCCCTGGGGCTGGAGCGGGTCGTGATCCTTGGCCAATCCTGGGGCGGCATGCTGGCAATTGAATATGCATTGACGCGCCCGGCGGGGCTGGATGGGCTGGTACTGGCCAACAGCACGGCGAGCGCGCCATTGTGGGGCGAGGAGACGCATCGTCTGCGTACGCAGCTCGATGCCGATGTGTGCGCCGTGCTCGATCAGCACGAGGCCGCGGGCAGTACCCATCACCCTGACTACCAAAAGGCCGTGTTGGCCTTCTACCGCCGCCATTTGCTGCGACTGGAGCCCTGGCCCGCGGTGATCCAGCGCGCACTCATGGAAATCGGTCAACCCTATACGGTCATGTGGGGCGCCAACGAATTTTACATCACCGGCAATCTCAAGGACTGGGATCGCACGCCGATGCTCCAGGAGATTCAGTGCCCTACCTTGCTCATCTCCGGGGAATTCGACGAGTCGACACCGCGCATCAACCAGGCCATGCTCGATAAATTACCCCATGCCGAGTGGCAATTGCTCAAGGGCTGTTCCCACCTCGCGCACATCGAGGCGCCCACTGCCTTTCAACAGGCAGTCATTACCTTTCTCGATCAGCTCGCCTGA
- the nadD gene encoding nicotinate-nucleotide adenylyltransferase, with amino-acid sequence MIGVFGGTFDPIHFGHLRPAFEVYQRLGLEQLRLIPLNQAVHRPQPVASGEQRLRMLEAAIAGQPGLIADRRELDRAGLSRTLDTLISLRGELGSDLSLCLLVGGDAFESFADWYRPEEILQLAHLIVMRRPQARTSTDPRLRDLLARHRGSDPECLRQAPAGAIWFQEVTQMAISASAIRAALSQGRSPRYLLPDSVLAMIHASGVYPGKSRRSPAKIG; translated from the coding sequence ATGATCGGCGTATTTGGCGGGACCTTCGATCCGATTCACTTCGGTCATCTGCGACCGGCGTTCGAGGTCTATCAGCGTCTGGGGCTTGAGCAGTTACGGCTGATTCCACTGAATCAGGCCGTGCATCGTCCCCAGCCGGTGGCCTCCGGCGAGCAGCGGCTGCGCATGCTCGAGGCCGCCATCGCTGGCCAGCCGGGGTTGATTGCCGACCGGCGAGAACTCGACCGCGCGGGGCTATCGCGGACCTTGGATACACTCATCTCCTTGCGCGGCGAGCTTGGGTCGGATTTGTCCCTGTGCCTGCTGGTTGGCGGTGATGCCTTCGAGAGCTTTGCCGATTGGTATCGGCCGGAGGAAATTTTGCAACTCGCGCATTTGATTGTGATGCGGCGTCCGCAAGCGCGCACATCCACCGATCCGCGCTTGCGCGACCTGCTTGCAAGGCATCGCGGCAGTGATCCGGAGTGCCTGCGCCAAGCTCCGGCCGGCGCTATTTGGTTTCAAGAGGTGACCCAGATGGCCATTTCCGCCAGCGCCATCCGCGCCGCCCTGTCGCAGGGAAGAAGTCCGCGTTACCTGCTGCCGGATTCGGTGCTGGCCATGATACACGCATCAGGCGTTTACCCTGGAAAGAGCAGACGCTCGCCTGCCAAAATTGGCTAA